From one Streptococcus oralis genomic stretch:
- the folE gene encoding GTP cyclohydrolase I FolE, protein MDTQKIETAVKMIIEAVGEDANREGLQETPARVARMYQEIFSGLGQTAEEHLSKSFEIIDDNMVVEKDIFFHTMCEHHFLPFYGRAHIAYIPDGRVAGLSKLARTVEVYSKKPQIQERLNIEVADALMDYLGAKGAFVVIEAEHMCMSMRGVRKPGTATLTTVARGVFETDKDLRDQAYRLMGL, encoded by the coding sequence ATGGATACACAAAAGATTGAAACGGCTGTAAAAATGATTATTGAGGCTGTTGGTGAGGACGCTAACCGCGAGGGCTTGCAGGAAACACCTGCTCGTGTAGCTCGTATGTACCAAGAGATTTTTTCAGGTCTTGGCCAAACTGCTGAGGAACACCTGTCAAAATCCTTTGAGATTATCGACGATAATATGGTTGTAGAAAAGGATATCTTTTTCCACACTATGTGTGAGCACCACTTTTTGCCCTTTTATGGGAGAGCGCACATTGCCTACATTCCAGATGGTCGGGTGGCAGGCTTGTCTAAGCTAGCCCGTACGGTTGAAGTTTATTCTAAAAAACCACAAATTCAAGAGCGTTTGAATATTGAGGTGGCCGATGCCTTGATGGACTATCTGGGTGCTAAAGGAGCCTTTGTTGTCATTGAGGCGGAACATATGTGTATGAGCATGCGTGGTGTCAGAAAGCCAGGCACGGCAACCTTGACGACAGTAGCGCGAGGTGTATTTGAAACAGATAAGGACCTCCGAGACCAAGCTTATCGTTTAATGGGACTATAA
- the folK gene encoding 2-amino-4-hydroxy-6-hydroxymethyldihydropteridine diphosphokinase: MDQLQIKDLEIFAYHGLFPSEKELGQKFVISASLSYDMTKAATELDLTASVHYGELCQQWTTWFQESTEDLIETVAYKLVERTFETYPLVQEIELELKKPWAPVHLPLDTCSVTIRRRKQRAFIALGSNMGDKQANLEQAIDKLRTRGIHILKESSVLTTEPWGGVDQDSFANQVIEVETWLPAPVLLETLLAIELEMGRVREVHWGPRLIDLDLLFMEDQIIYTDELILPHPYIAERLFVLEPLVEIAPHFIHPILKQPIRYLVDQLEQGNA, encoded by the coding sequence ATGGATCAACTGCAGATTAAAGATTTGGAAATTTTTGCCTATCATGGTCTTTTCCCTAGTGAGAAAGAATTAGGGCAGAAGTTTGTTATTTCCGCAAGCTTATCCTATGATATGACCAAGGCGGCTACAGAATTGGATTTAACAGCTTCTGTCCATTACGGAGAACTGTGTCAGCAGTGGACGACTTGGTTTCAGGAAAGCACTGAGGACTTGATTGAAACGGTAGCCTACAAATTAGTTGAACGTACCTTTGAGACCTATCCTCTTGTCCAAGAGATTGAGTTGGAACTAAAAAAACCGTGGGCTCCAGTGCATTTACCATTGGATACCTGCTCGGTGACCATTCGCCGTCGCAAACAACGGGCCTTTATCGCTCTAGGAAGTAATATGGGAGATAAGCAAGCAAACTTGGAGCAAGCCATTGACAAACTGCGAACTCGAGGTATCCATATTCTCAAAGAGTCCAGTGTTTTGACGACGGAGCCTTGGGGTGGTGTGGATCAGGATAGCTTTGCCAATCAGGTGATTGAAGTAGAAACCTGGCTACCAGCACCAGTCTTGTTAGAAACATTGTTAGCCATTGAGTTAGAAATGGGACGGGTTCGAGAGGTGCATTGGGGGCCTCGTTTGATTGATTTGGACCTACTCTTTATGGAGGACCAGATTATTTACACAGACGAGCTCATATTGCCTCATCCTTATATAGCAGAACGCCTCTTTGTTCTTGAGCCGTTAGTGGAAATAGCTCCCCATTTTATCCATCCGATCCTAAAGCAACCAATTCGATACTTGGTTGACCAGTTGGAGCAAGGAAATGCCTAA
- a CDS encoding DUF960 domain-containing protein codes for MAFTNTQRRSASFGVVTSLPDDVIDSLWYIIDHFLKNVFELEEELEFQLLNNKGTITFHFSSQHLPTSIDFDFNHPFDPLYPPRVLVLDTDGKETILLPEENDLF; via the coding sequence ATGGCTTTTACAAATACACAGAGACGTTCCGCTAGTTTTGGTGTCGTGACCAGCTTACCTGATGATGTCATTGACTCTTTATGGTATATTATCGATCATTTCCTGAAAAATGTCTTTGAATTAGAAGAAGAACTTGAGTTTCAACTGCTCAACAATAAGGGGACCATCACCTTCCATTTTTCTAGCCAGCACCTTCCGACTAGCATTGATTTTGATTTCAATCATCCTTTCGATCCCCTTTACCCTCCTAGGGTCCTTGTTTTAGATACGGACGGTAAAGAAACCATCCTCCTTCCAGAAGAAAATGACCTATTTTAA